The stretch of DNA AGACGGGGGTGAAGTCGGTCCGCAGCACCATCTTCAAGCGTTTCCCCCGCACTGAAATCCCCGACTACATGTACTCCTGGGACGACTACGCGAAGTACGTGGAGCTTCTGGTGCGCACCAACTGCATCGACGACGGAAAGAAGATCTGGTGGGACCTCCGGCCCCACGCCTACTTCAAGACCCTGGAGTTCCGTATCTGCGACATCCCCTGCCGGGCGGAGGAGACCATAGCCATCGCCGCCCTCATCCAGGCCCTGGTGGCCAAGCTTCATCGCCTCTTCGAATCCAACCTGGGCACTCGCAACTATCACCGGGCGATCATCATGGAGAACAAGTTCCGGGCCCTCAAGAATGGCCTGGACGGCAGCCTGATCGACTTCGGGCTGAAACAAGAGGCCCCCACCCGTGGTCTCATCCTGGAGATCCTGGACTTCGTGGACGACGTGGTGGACGGGCTCGGGTCCCGGGAGCAGATCCACCAGCTCCGGCGCTGGGCCACGGAGGGAGACACGGGGGCCGACCGCCAGCTCGCCGCCTTCGCGCGCACGGGTGATCTGCGCGCCGTGGTGGATCTGTTGGTGGACGAGACCAAGAGGGGCCTGTAGACTGGGGCTCCATGGGTGAGCCCTAAAGCGTGCCCCTCTCCTGTCTCCACAAGATCCAGTACGGCCAGCAGTCTTGCGTCAGCGAATGTCCGGCCA from Vicinamibacteria bacterium encodes:
- a CDS encoding carboxylate-amine ligase, with product MPNRFTLGIEEEFQIIDPGTRLLKSHIEEMLAAGAHLGEQIKPELHKSVVEVGTPVCADIHEAAEAVRRLRRALVSMAEGSGTRIVAAGTHPISHWKDQEITDRVRYKDIVNEMEDLARANLIFGLHVHVGVEDREMQIQILNAARAFLPHLLALSVNSPFWCGRKTGVKSVRSTIFKRFPRTEIPDYMYSWDDYAKYVELLVRTNCIDDGKKIWWDLRPHAYFKTLEFRICDIPCRAEETIAIAALIQALVAKLHRLFESNLGTRNYHRAIIMENKFRALKNGLDGSLIDFGLKQEAPTRGLILEILDFVDDVVDGLGSREQIHQLRRWATEGDTGADRQLAAFARTGDLRAVVDLLVDETKRGL